Proteins encoded in a region of the Panthera uncia isolate 11264 chromosome B2 unlocalized genomic scaffold, Puncia_PCG_1.0 HiC_scaffold_24, whole genome shotgun sequence genome:
- the TMEM217B gene encoding putative transmembrane protein 217B: MYKTNNKTVSLVVGIFSLLNTIQFLIFELNHITYFGYEDKVSIYMDTNSELVSWVMIHKRGINVISSTITLVFSVLLLYCIRVNNYVGLLCYALWIITYELISVSVTVIINGIIKDEFKEVTYLYLIFQISRMLLHFFSLPFVTKYTYVLYKDPKISVKIGRHRHSSISTVDSWQPVGLRTLYRKLN, translated from the coding sequence ATGTATAAAACGAACAACAAGACGGTCTCCCTCGTGGTGGGCATCTTCTCTCTCCTTAACACCATCCAGTTCCTCATCTTTGAGTTGAACCACATTACGTACTTTGGCTACGAGGACAAAGTCAGTATCTACATGGACACAAACTCTGAGCTGGTGTCTTGGGTCATGATCCACAAGAGGGGCATCAACGTCATCTCATCCACCATCACCCTCGTGTTCAGCGTGTTGCTTCTCTATTGCATCCGCGTGAACAACTACGTGGGGCTGCTGTGCTATGCCCTGTGGATCATCACGTATGAGCTCATCAGTGTCTCCGTGACCGTGATCATCAACGGCATCATCAAAGATGAGTTCAAGGAGGTGACGTACCTCTACCTGATCTTCCAAATCTCCCGTATGCTTCTGcacttcttctctctgccttttgtcACCAAGTATACCTACGTCCTTTACAAGGACCCcaaaatttcagttaaaatagGCCGCCACAGGCACTCCTCCATCAGTACTGTCGATTCGTGGCAGCCTGTCGGGCTGAGAACCTTGTACCGCAAGTTAAACTGA